TTGTAGGATCTGAAACAGCTTAGGTTTCGATAACTGATGTTTCCAAATCACCTGATCTTCCAGTCCCAAACGCCGCACTAGTTTCTGATAGGGGCGAGCAAATTTTTCTTTATGCGCTGAGCAAATCACCAGCTTTAAGTCAGGTTTGTCCCTTAAGTATTGCAAAGCCTTGATGGCCACATCCACTCCCTGCCATGGCTGTAAGGCGCCAAAGTAAACCACATAATTCTCCGGTAAACTCCTGGGTCTCTTAAATGACTTGACAGGCTCCGCCCCATTAGATATCACCGTAACTTTCTCCGATTGAACACCACGCTTTTCAAGGTGGGACTTGATCACTTGCGAAGGGCAAATCAGGTGATCCGATTCATGGATGCACCTATCTTCCAGGTCCTGGATTTTGTAGAGTGTTTCCTTGGCAATATGCCGAAACCGATAAGGCAACTCAATGGATGGTAAGCCATTGACTTCAAAAACCGTTTCAATATGTGGCCTTTCCAGCAAGGGTAACCCTCCCCAGATATCTCTAAAGTGTCCTAATCGTAATTGATATTGCGACTCCAAAATATCATCCACCCATTCCGAAAAAGCCGTGGCGCGTCGAAGGAAATTACTTTCTTCTTTGTCAAAAGTTATATGTTTTCGAGGGGACCTGATCCATTGCCTTCGCTGCCCCTTGAGTGTAAGTAACATTGTTTCACCAAAAGCCTTGCTTAAAACCCGTGAAGCTTTCTCTATATGGATGTACGATCCTTTATAAGAGGGAAAAGGGTCAAAGGTGACATATACGGAATGATAGGAGCGCAACTTGCAGTACTTAGTAACGAAAAGGCATAAAAAAAGGGAACAAGATAGCTTGTTCCCTTCTAATATGATCAAGTGATTAAATCACTCTCCTTCTTTCTTCTCTTCTCCTTCCGCATCCTCTGCAGGGGCTTCCGGAGCTTCTTCTGTAGCCTCAGCAGCAGGTGCCTCTTCAACTACTGCTTCTGCTTCTGCCTCTACTTCTGCTTCTGGTGCATCTTCCACTACCACTGCATCTTCAACAGCTGTAGTTGCTTCTTCCTTCTTCTTACCAGAACCTCTTCTTGATCTTCTGGTCTTCGCTTTAGCAGGTGCTTTTTCTTCAAGCAATAACTCGTTAAAGTCTACCAACTCCATGACACACATTTCCGCGTTATCACCCAATCTGGCGCCTAACTTCAAGATTCTTGTGTAACCACCAGGTCTTGCTGCTACTTTCTCAGCAACGTTAGAGAACAACTCAGTTACGCTCTCTTTGTCCTGCAAGTAAGAGAATACTACTCTTCTTGAATGGGTGGTATCATTCTTTGCCTTTGTGATCAAAGGCTCGATGTACTTTCGTAAAGCTTTTGCTTTAGCAACTGTGGTGTTGATCCGCTTGTGCTTGATCAACGAGGAGGCCATATTAGATAGCATGGCACTTCTGTGAGAAGCCGTTCTCCCCAAGTGATTGAATTTCTTCCCGTGTCTCATTATTCCTCGTCCAGTTTATATTTTGAAAGATCCATACCGAAAGTCAGACCTTTGTCAGCTACTAATTGTTCCAATTCCGCCAGAGACTTCTTACCGAAGTTTCTGAATTTCATCATGTCAGAGATTTCCAATGACACCAAATCACCCAGGCTTCGTACGTCAGCTGCTTTCAGGCAGTTGTAAGCACGAACTGAAAGATCCAAGTCATTCAGAGAGCTCTTAAGCAGCTTTCTCATGTGAAGCAATTCTTCATCAACCTGCTCTGGCTCACCTTTCTCTTGTGTCTCAAGGATCATGTTCTGATCAGAGAACAACATGAAGTGTTGGATCAAAATATTTGCTGCACCTTTCAATGCATTTTCAGGGTGGATAGAGCCATCTGTTTCTATGTCAATGATCAATTGCTCATAGTCAGTCTTTTGCTCAACCCTCGTATTTTCAACGCTGTACTTTACGTTTTTGATTGGCGTAAAGATCGAGTCGATGGCAATAGAGCCGAAGTTCTGCTCTGCGGGCTTATTCTCCTCAGCAGGCACATAACCTCTTCCTTTCTCGATGGTCAATTCCATCTCGAACTGTGCTGAATTATCTAGGTTACAGATAACATGGTCAGGATTCAGGATCTCAAAAGAGGTCGTAACAGCTGCCAGATCACCAGCAGTCAATTGCGTCTTGTTCGCTACAGATACAGTAATGGTATTATCAACAACATCTGTGATCTTCTTGAAACGAACCATTTTCAGGTTCAGAATGATCTCAGTAACATCCTCAACTACTCCTTCGATTGAAGAGAATTCGTGCAATACACCAGGGATTTTCACCCCAGTGATGGCATATCCTTCCAGTGAAGAAAGGAGAATTCTTCTTAACGCATTACCAACTGTTACTCCGTATCCTTTTTCTAGTGGCTTGAAAGTAAACAGACCATGAAAATCGTCTGCCTTTTCCATCACCACTTTCTCCGGCATTTGAAATGCTAGAATAGACATATTCTTAGGAATTAAATATTGTTAATAATTATTACTTAGAGTACAATTCGACGATCAACTGCTCTTTGATGTTCTCAGGAATTTCTTCCCTTGAAGGAGCATTTAGGAACTTGCCTAAATAATCGGTCGGATTCCACTCAAGCCATGAGTATTTCTGTGCACTATGAGCTGCTAAGCTGTTAGACACTACCTCAAGTGACTTTGATTTTTCACGCACACCTACTACATCGTTGGCACGTAGTGTGACAGAAGGGATATTTACAATCTCTCCATTTACTGTAATGTGTTTATGTAGTACAAGCTGACGAGCTGCTCTTCTTGTAGGTGCAATTCCTAAGCGATATACAGTGTTATCGAGTCTTGACTCCAATAACTGAAGTAAAACCTCACCTGTAATACCACTCTTTCTTGACGCCTTGTCGAAGATATTAGAGAATTGTCGCTCTAATACGCCATAAGTGTACTTGGCCTTCTGCTTTTCAGCAAGCTGTATTGCATATTCAGATTGCTTTTTTCTTCTACCACGACCATGCTGTCCTGGAGGATAAGCCTTCTTTTGGAGCGTTTTACTTGGTCCAAAAATTGGCTCATTGAATTTTCTGGCAATCTTGGTTTTCGGCCCGGTGTATCTAGCCATATCTTTCTCTTATATAACCTTTAAACTCTTCTTCTTTTTGGTGGTCGACATCCATTGTGAGGAAGCGGCGTAACGTCTTTGATCATCGTCACATCAATTCCAATGTTCTGGATGGTTCTGATTGCAGACTCACGTCCTGCACCAGGGCCTTTTACGAATACTTCCGCCTTTCTCATTCCCAAATCGTAAGCAGCCTGAGCACAATCCTGTGCCGCTACCTGAGCCGCATAAGGAGTGTTCTTTTTAGAACCTTTGAATCCTTTTTTGCCTGCGGATGCCCAAGAGATCACCTGACCCTGAAGATTGGTCATAGAAATGATGATGTTGTTGAAGGTTGCTTGAATGTGAACCTGTCCAACAGGTTCTACAACCACAACTCTCTTCTTCGCTTTATCTTTTCTTTTCTGAGCCATGCTTAACTATTATTTAGTTGCTTTCTTCTTGTTAGCAACTGTTTTTCTACGTCCCTTTCTTGTTCGGGAATTATTCTTGGTACGCTGACCTCTCAAAGGAAGTCCTTTTCTGTGTCTCAAACCTCGGTAGCATCCGATATCCATCAATCGTTTGATGCTCAGCTGCACTTCAGACTTAAGTACACCTTCCACTTTGTAGTTTTCTGCGATGATAGCACGGATCTTACCTGCTTCTTCTTCAGTCCACTCGTGGATCTTTTTGTTTGGATCAACCCCAGCTTCAGCAAGGATACTTTGGGCACTACTTTTACCTATTCCGAAAATGTAGGTAAGGCCGATTTCACCCCTTTTGTTATCTGGCACATCTACGCCTGCGATTCTAGCCATGTCTTATCCTTGTCTTTGTTTAAACTTTGGGTTTTTCTTATTGATTACATAAAGTTTACCCTTGCGTCGGATAACCTTGCAATCTGCACTTCTCTTCTTGATGGATGCTCTAACTTTCATTTTTCAGTTTCTTTTAGACCTGTTGGCAGTTTTACCTTCCTCAAGGGCTTATTTATATCTGTATACAATCCTTCCTTTCGTTAGATCGTACGGAGACATTTCTAATTTGACTTTATCTCCAGGTAGAATCTTGATGTAGTGCATCCTCATCTTTCCTGAGATATGTGCGATCACTTCGTGACCGTTTTCCAACTCTACGCGGAACATTGCATTGGACAAAGCCTCTACAATTTTTCCATCTTGTTCTATGGATTGCTGCTTTGCCATTATGCTACTGCCGCGTTTTGAGTTCTACCTTTTACTTTTCCGGACTTCATCATTCCTTCATAGTGTCTCATCAACAGATAGCTTTCGATCTGCTGCAACGTATCAAGGATCACTCCTACCATGATCAGCAATGACGTACCTCCATAGAAGGTTGCAAAGTCTCTGCTTACCCCTGCAATAATTGCAAAGGCAGGAAGGATGGCGATGACCGCCAGGAAAACAGACCCGGGTAAGGTTACCCGAGACAGTATTCTATCTATGAATTCGGAAGTCTGCTTACCTGGCTTTACACCAGGAATGAATCCACCGTTTCTCTTCATGTCATCGGCAATCTGACTTGGATTGATGGTGATTGCTGTATAGAAGAAGGTGAAAAGGATGATCAAGGTACCGAACGCTACGTTATACTGCCAAGTCTCAATTTGAGAGAAGGTAGTGGCAATGTAGCTCGCTGTATCACTGCTATCTGCCCAGTATCCTGCTACCATGGAAGGTAAGAACATAAGAGACTGTGCAAAAATGATCGGCATTACCCCTGCAGAATTCACTTTTAATGGAATGTACTGTCTTTGACCTCCGTACACCTTATTACCAACCACTTGTTTGGCATACTGCACGGGAATCCGTCGAATAGCCTGCGTCAATGCTACCGTTACCAGTACTACAAAGAACAAGGCTACTAATTCGATAACAAGAATCAACGCCTGGCTTAATCCTCTTGATAAAGCTTCTGCGACAATACTTGCTGGGAATCTGGAAATGATACCGATCATGATTAGCATCGAGATTCCGTTTCCAATTCCTTTGTCAGTAATTTTCTCTCCCAACCACATACAGAAGATCGTTCCTGAAGTCAGGATGATTACTGCCGAGATTTTGAAGAAGAATGGGTTAGCAACAACGATGGCTTCTGCTGGAATAGTGGTTAAATAACCAAAAGACTGAGCCAAACAGATGAAGATCGTCAATACTCGAGTGATTTGATTGATTTTCTTTCGACCACTGTCGCCCTCTTTCTGTAGTCTCTGGAAATAAGGAACAGCCACTGTCATCAGCTGCAACACAATGGATGCAGAAATATAAGGCATGATCCCTAATCCGAAGATGGAAGCTTTTAGGAAAGCTCCGCCCAGGAAGGTGTTTAACAAACCGAAAATACCTTCAGCTGAGGCATTCAATTTAGACGGATCAACTCCAGGTAGCGTCACGAAGGACCCTAGTCTGAAAATAATAAGAAATCCTAAGGTGTTTAGGATTTTCATTTTCAGCTCCTCAATGGAGAAGATGTTTTTTATGGTCTGAAAAAATCTTTTCATCTACTCTTCGATCGTAATGGTTCCACCAGCTTTCTCGATAGCCGCTTTTGCAGACTCTGAGAATTTGTTGGCAGTAATTGTCAATGCAGCAGTCAACTCTCCCCTACCTAAGATCTTGATTACATCATTTGATCCTGCAAGGCCATTTTCCTTCAATACCGTAGTGTTGATCTCAGTGATGCCTTTGTCTTCGTTCAATTTCTGAAGCGTATCAAGGTTGATTGGCTTCATTACAACTTTATTGTTGTTCTTGAATCCAAACTTAGGAACACGTCTTTGAAGAGGCATTTGTCCACCTTCAAAACCGATCTTTCTAGAGTATCCTGAACGAGACTTAGCTCCTTTATGGCCTCTTGTGGAAGTACCACCTCTACCAGATCCCTGGCCTCTACCAATTCGCTTTCGACTTTTAGTCGAACCTTCTGCGGGCTTTAATGTTTCTAGTCTCATTCTTAAAGTTCTTTTACCTCAACGAGGTGAGCTACTGTGTCAATCATCCCCTGGATTTGAGGATTTAATTCTTTTTCTACGGTCCGGTTGATTTTTCCCAGTCCCAAAGCTTCAATGGTGCGTCTTTGATTAGACGGACGTTTGATCGTGCTACGCACTTGTGTAATTGCTACTTTTGCCATTACTCTTATCCGTTAAAAACTTTATCAAGTGTAACACCTCTTTGCTTCGCTACAGACCAGGGATCTCTCATCCTGTTCAGTGCATCAAAGGTTGCTTTTACCACGTTGTGTGGGTTAGAAGAACCTTTTGATTTTGCCAGTACATCGTGGATACCTGCACTTTCCAGTACAGCGCGCATCGCACCCCCAGCAATTACTCCAGTACCCGCAGAAGCAGGTTTCAATAAGACGAGACCGCCACCGAATTTACCAAGTGCCTCGTGAGGAACCGTACCTTTCAACACAGGAACTCTTACCAGGTTTTTCTTGGCATCATCGATACCTTTTGTGATCGCATCAGTTACTTCATTGGCCTTTCCAAGCCCATATCCCACTACACCGTGGCCGTCACCGACAACAACGATAGCGGAGAAACTAAATCTTCGACCTCCTTTTACAACTTTTGCTACTCGCTTGATTGCTACAACCTTTTCTTTAAGGTCAATCTCACTCGCCTTCACGGCTTTTATGTTGCTTTTCGACATATCCGATTTAGAATTTTAGGCCGCCTTCGCGTGCTCCGTCAGCCAATGCTTTAATTTTTCCGTGATAAGGATATCCATTACGATCGAAGACAACTTTCTCCACGTTAGCGCCTTTTGCTTTTTCAGCAAGGGCTTTCCCAACCTCTTTGGATACTTCGATGTTTACTCCTGTTTTTCCGATTTCTACCGAAGATGAAGAAGTAAGGGTAGTACCCGATACGTCATCAATGATCTGTGCGTAAATCGCCTTATTACTTTTAAAAACTGAGACCCTTGGAATATCAGCAGTTCCAGAAATTTTTGATCTGATGCCTTTTTTGATCCGGGATCTTCTTTCAGTTTTAGAAATTGCCATCTCTTAAGATTATTTAGCTGCAGTTTTACCTGCTTTCCTTCTAATTTGCTCACCAACAAATCGAATACCTTTTCCTTTGTAAGGTTCGATTTTTCTAAGGGATCTCAATTTAGCGGCCATTTGACCTACCAATTGTTTGTCAGCCCCTTCCAATGTTACGACTGGGTTCTTACCTTTTTCAGTAACTGCTGTTGCTTTTACTTCAGGTGGTATCGCCAAATAGATGCTGTGAGAGTATCCGAGATTTAACTCTAATACATTCCCTTGCAAAGCCGCTTTGTATCCTACCCCTACCAACTCAAGCTCTTTCTTATATCCGCTGTTTACTCCTTCGACCATGTTATTGATCAAAGAACGATACAAACCATGGAGTGCTTTGTGTCTTTTTTGCTCAGTTGGTCTTGCAACCACAACCTGACCATCTTCGATATTAGCTGTAATTTCTACACCAATATCTTGAGACAACTCTCCTTTAGGACCTTTCACAGTTACGTTACCTCCTTTGATATCAACGGTAACTCCTGCGGGTATGCTTACGGGTGCTTTTCCTATCCTTGACATGACTCCTGATTAATAAACGTAACAGAGAACTTCACCACCCACGTGTTCGCGTCTAGCTTCCTTGTCTGACAATACTCCTTTCGAAGTAGACAAAACAGCTATTCCCAAACCATTTAATACGCGAGGCAACTCATTTGCATTCGCATACTTTCTAAGGCCAGGTGTACTCACTCGCTGCAATTTTGTGATTGCAGATTGTTTCGTTTGAGGGTTATAACGAAGAGCAATTTTGATCACTCCTTGTTTTCCATCTTCCTCCACCTTAAAGTTTTGGATATAACCTTTGTCACGAAGTACACGGCTGACCTCCTTCTTCAAATTTGAAGCAGGGACCTCAACCACGCGATGGTTCGCTTTAATGGCATTTCTCAGCCTTGTCAAGTAGTCTCCTATGGGATCTGTTACCATAATATTTTCTTTTGCCCCTCCGAAAAGGGGTGCAAAGTTAGTTTATTGTAAATTTTATTCGAAAGAAAAAGTAAAAAAGATTACCAGCTTGCTTTCGTGACCCCTGGGATCTTGCCCTCGGATGCCATTTCTCTGAAAGTAACCCTGGAGATTCCAAACTTTCTCATGTAGCCTTTAGGTCTACCGGTAAGCTTGCATCGGTTGTGCAATCTTACTTTTGAGGAGTTTCTTGGAAGTTTATCCAGTCCTTCATAGTCACCTGCTTCTTTCAAAGCCTTACGCTTTGCAGCGTATCGGGCAACTAGCTTTTCTCTTTTTCTTTCTCTGGCTTTTACTGCTTCTCTTGCCATGACTTAATCTTCTTTCTGGTTTTTATTAACAAATGGCAATCCGAACGCTCGCAACAAGGCAAGGCTCTCTTCGTCTGAACCCGCACTCGTCACGAATGTGATGTCCATACCTGAGATACGGTTGATCTTGTCAATACTGATTTCAGGGAAAATGATTTGCTCTTCTACACCCAAGGTGTAGTTTCCTCTACCATCGAAACCTTTTTCTTTGATACCTCGGAAATCTCTTACTCGAGGAAGTGCGACAGTCATTAATCTGTCAAGGAATTCGTACATACGATCTCCTCGAAGGGTAACTCTTGCACCGATAGGCATTCCTTCTCTCAACTTAAAGTTAGAGACGGATTTCTTCGCTTTGGTTGGAACTGCCTTCTGACCAGCGATCATTGTCAATTCATCAACTCCTACGTCGATCAGTTTTTTATCTGCCACCGCAGCACCAATTCCTTTGTTGATCGCGATTTTCTCGATCTTAGGAACCTGCATTACAGACTTGTACTGAAACTTATCTTTTAATGCCGGAACGATATCCGACAGATACTTATCTTTTAATCTTGGATTAGCCATTGTCAGAAACAGATATAAAATTTCCGGATTTCTTAGCATAGCGCTGTAGCTTTCCATCGTCATTGAGTTTTCTACCAATTCTGGTAGTCTCGCCGGTTGATGGATCAACCACCATCAGGTTACTGATGTGCACCGCTGCTTCTGTATTTTGGATACCTCCTTCAGGATTGTTCGCAGAAGGCTTCACATGTTTAGTTACCATGTTAACTCCTTCAACGATCGCTCTGTTTTTGCTCAAGAAAATCTCAAGCACTTTTCCAGTAGAACCTTTATCGTTCCCAGCGATCACCTTTACCGTATCGCCTTTTCGGATGTGTGTTTTTACTTGTCCCATCGTTTAAAGTACTTCAGGTGCCAGTGAAACAATTTTCATGAACTGCTTTTCTCTCAACTCACGAGCTACAGGGCCGAAAATCCTCGTACCTCTAGGCTCGTTGTTGGTGTTCAACAAAACAGCTGCGTTATCATCAAATCGGATGTAAGAACCATCCTTTCTTCTGATCTCCTTCTTAGTGCGAACCACTACTGCTTTAGAAACAGTACCTTTTTTAACTGCACTTGAAGAAGAAGCAGATTTGACAGAAACTACTATCGTATCACCGATAGAAGCATATCTTTTCTTGGTACCGCCAAGTACCCTGATGCAGAGAACCTCTTTTGCTCCGGAGTTATCCGCTACACTTAATCTTGATTCTTGCTGGATCATTACTTCGCTCTTTCAATGATTTCAACCAATCTCCACCTTTTGTTTTTACTCAAAGGTCGAGTTTCCATAAGTCGTACTGTATCTCCGATGTTACAATCGTTGTTCTCATCGTGGGCAGTAAGCTTAGAAGTTTTTCGGATAAACTTCCCGTAAATAGGGTGTTTCTCTCTTCTTTCTACTGATACAGTTATGGTCTTTTGCATTTTGTTGCTAACCACCTGCCCAACTCGTTCTTTTCTTAGATTTCTTTCCATCAATCCGCTTGTTGATTTTTCTTATTGGACAATTCAGTATGCAACCTTGCAATCAGTCTTCTCGAATCGCGAATCTTCATGGGATTCTCGATCGGGGTTACTGCATGTGCAAACTTTAGCTTATTATAATTCTCTACCTCAACAGCGATCTTGCCGTTAAGTTCTTCGAGAGTTAAGGCTTTAATTTCAGAATTTTTCATCCCTGATAATCTCTACGGACAATGAATTTGGTACTGATAGGTAACTTTTGAGCCGCCAGTCTCAATGCTTCATTTGCAAGCTCAACGCTTACTCCTGATGCTTCAAACAAGATGGTACCAGGCTTAACAGTAGCTACCCAGTATTCTGGCGCTCCTTTACCTTTACCCATCCTTACTTCAGCAGGCTTCTTAGTTACGGGTTTGTCAGGGAAAATTCGAATCCAAACTTGCCCTTCCCTTTTCATGGCTCTGGTCATCGCGATACGAGCAGCCTCGATCTGCCGGCTAGTAATCCAACCTGGCTCTAAAGACTTGATACCGAAAGTTCCGAATGCCAATGTATGACCTCTTTGCGCAAGACCTTTAACGCGGCCTTTTTGCTTTTTTCTAAATTTTGTTCTTTTAGGCTGTAACATTTCCTAAACTTTTCGTCTGTTATCGCTTCCTTTTAGGTCCGTCACCTCTTCTTCTACGAGAAGCTCCTGGCCCGCCAGAGTTGCTGTTATTACCCATTCCAACATTAGGAGAAAGATCTCTCTTACCGAATACCTCTCCTTTAAAGATCCACACTTTGATACCGATCTTTCCGTATACAGTCTGTGCTTCAGATACTGCATAGTCGATATCAGCTCTCAAAGTATGCAATGGAATTCTGCCTTCTTTGTACTGCTCAGTTCTTGCCATCTCAGCTCCACCGAGACGTCCGGAACATTTGATCTTGATACCTTGAGCACCTACTCTCATAGAGGAAGCAATCGCTTGCTTCATCGCTCTACGATAAGAGATTCTCGCACGCAATTGCTGGGCGATAGACTCACCTACCAATACCGCGTCCAACTCAGGTCGTTTGATCTCGAAGATGTTGATTTGCAGGTCTTTTCCTGTAATCTTCTTCAACTCTTCTTTGATCTTATCTACTTCTGCTCCCCCTTTACCGATCACTACTCCTGGTCGGGCAGTATGAATAGTAAGGGTGATTCTTTTCAATGTACGCTCAATGACAACTTTTGAAATCCCACCTTTAGGGATCCTTGCCTTGATGTACTCACGTATCTTATGGTCTTCAACGATTTTGTCGGAAAAGTTCTTTCCGCCGAACCAGTTAGAGTCCCATCCTTTGACGATACCTAATCTAAATCCTACAGGGTTTACCTTTTGTCCCATCGTTACTCGTTTTCGTTTTCGTTAGAAATTGTACTGTTGTCCGCGTTTCGATCTGCAACCACTATTGTGATGTGGTTTGATCTTTTACGGATACGATGAGCTCGTCCCTGAGGAGCAGTTCTAAGCCTTTTCAAAATTCGTGCACTGTCCACAAATACTTCTTTCACGTAAAGGTCAGCCTCTTCGATTTTGACCTCTTCGTTCTGCTGTTGCCAGTCTGCAATCGCAGTTAGAAGCAACTTTTCTAAGGTATTAGATGCATGCTTATGATCGAACTTCAAAATGTTCAATGCCACATTCACTCGCTCGCCACGGATCATGTCAGCTACCAGTCTCATTTTTCGTGGAGCTGTAGGCACGTTTCTCAATGATGCTTTCACATCACCAAGTTTACCTGCGTTAGCTTGTTTCCACTCCTTCTGAGCTTCTTTCTCAAGTCTGATTCTTACAGACTTCTTGATTTTGGTCTGTTCAGTAGCTTCCATTATCTTCTACCTTTATCTTTTTTGGCAATGTGACCTCTAAAGTTCCGCGTAGGTGCAAATTCACCTAGTTTGTGGCCCACCATGTTTTCTGTCACGAAAACAGGGATGAACTTATTGCCATTGTGAACAGCAAACGTATGTCCTACGAAATCAGGAGAGATCATAGATCTCCTGGACCATGTCTTGATCACGGTCTTCTTTCCAGACTCATTGATTGTATCAACTTTCTTCTCCAGTCTGAAATCTATGTAGGGTCCCTTTTTAAGCGATCTTGCCATTATTTCCTTTTGCTTACAATGAATTTATCTGAGTACTTGTTCGGCTTACGGGTTTTCTCACCTTTCGCGTATCTGCCGTTTCGAGATCTTGGGTGACCTCCGGATGAACGTCCTTCACCACCACCCATTGGGTGATCGACAGGGTTCATTGCAACACCTCTTACTCGAGGACGCTTTCCAAGCCATCTGTTTCGACCAGCTTTACCCAGTCTAACATTCATGTGATCTGTGTTGCTTACGGTACCAATGGTAGCATAGCAAGTGATCAACACCATTCTCATCTCTCCGGAAGGTAACTTCAAAGTAGCATACTTACCTTCTCTCGCAACTATCTGAGCATAAGAACCTGCACTTCGTGCCATGGCTCCACCTTTACCAGGCTTCAACTCAATGTTGTGGATGATCGTACCCAAAGGAATATTTCCAAGAGGTAACGCGTTACCTAATTCAGGAGCCGCTTTAGGTCCCGAAAGCAACTTTGTTCCTACTTCCAGGCCATTAGGAGCCAGGATGTATCTTTTCTCACCGTCCGCATAATGTAGTAGGGCGATTCGAGCTGTACGTCCCGGATCATACTCAATGGAGTGAACTGTTGCAGGGATGCCTTCTTTATTTCTTTTGAAGTCAATCTCTCTCAGTTTCTTCTTATGACCGCCACCTACGTTGCGAACAGTCATTCTCCCCTGATTATTCCTACCCCCTTTGCTTTTATGCGATCTGATCAGCGACTTTTCTGGTTTGTCCGATGTTACATCATCAAAGACAGGAGCTATCCTAAATCGCTGACCCGGCGTGGTTGGTCTTAGTTTCTTAACCGCCATTATCTATTATATTTCGCTATAAAAATCAATGATGTCCCCGTCAGCAACTTTCACGATAGCCTTCTTGTACATAGGCGAGCTTCCGCTGATAACACCTGACTTGGTATATCTGGACTTACTTTTTCCCGGATGAATCATGGTATTGACATCCTCTACTGTTACTCCGTAGGTCTTCTCAACCTCTTTCTTGATCTCTACTTTGTTCGCGCTTTTAGCAACTACGAATCCATACTTGCCATGCTCATTCAAAGCAGAAAATTTCTCAGTAACGAGTGGTCTGATTAGAACTCCCATTTCTCTTAGTTCAACCGGTTAGTTAGTGTTTCTACTGAGCTCTCGAAGAATACAAGAACGTCAGTATTGATCAAATCATAAGTATTGATCTCATCGATAGAGATCACTTTCGCATTAGGAATATTTCTACTTGAAAGCGATACATTCCTATTTTCAACTGCTACCACAAAGAGTGCTTTGTCGCCACCAATAGACAATTTGTCCAGGATGCCAGCAAACTCCTTAGTTTTAGGAGACTCCATGCTGAAATCTTCCAAAACTTTCACCTGATTGTCTTTGATCTTCTGCGCTACAACAGAACGTCGAGCAAGGCGCTTAACTTTCTTGTTGAGCTTGAAGCCAAAATCACGTGGTTGTGGACCAAAAATGGTTCCCCCACCTCGGAAAATCGGGTTTTTCAAAGAACCTGCACGTGCGGTACCTGTTCCTTTTTGCTTTTTGATCTTTCTCGTAGATC
This DNA window, taken from Cytophagales bacterium, encodes the following:
- the secY gene encoding preprotein translocase subunit SecY, giving the protein MKRFFQTIKNIFSIEELKMKILNTLGFLIIFRLGSFVTLPGVDPSKLNASAEGIFGLLNTFLGGAFLKASIFGLGIMPYISASIVLQLMTVAVPYFQRLQKEGDSGRKKINQITRVLTIFICLAQSFGYLTTIPAEAIVVANPFFFKISAVIILTSGTIFCMWLGEKITDKGIGNGISMLIMIGIISRFPASIVAEALSRGLSQALILVIELVALFFVVLVTVALTQAIRRIPVQYAKQVVGNKVYGGQRQYIPLKVNSAGVMPIIFAQSLMFLPSMVAGYWADSSDTASYIATTFSQIETWQYNVAFGTLIILFTFFYTAITINPSQIADDMKRNGGFIPGVKPGKQTSEFIDRILSRVTLPGSVFLAVIAILPAFAIIAGVSRDFATFYGGTSLLIMVGVILDTLQQIESYLLMRHYEGMMKSGKVKGRTQNAAVA
- the rpsD gene encoding 30S ribosomal protein S4, which gives rise to MARYTGPKTKIARKFNEPIFGPSKTLQKKAYPPGQHGRGRRKKQSEYAIQLAEKQKAKYTYGVLERQFSNIFDKASRKSGITGEVLLQLLESRLDNTVYRLGIAPTRRAARQLVLHKHITVNGEIVNIPSVTLRANDVVGVREKSKSLEVVSNSLAAHSAQKYSWLEWNPTDYLGKFLNAPSREEIPENIKEQLIVELYSK
- the rpsK gene encoding 30S ribosomal protein S11, giving the protein MAQKRKDKAKKRVVVVEPVGQVHIQATFNNIIISMTNLQGQVISWASAGKKGFKGSKKNTPYAAQVAAQDCAQAAYDLGMRKAEVFVKGPGAGRESAIRTIQNIGIDVTMIKDVTPLPHNGCRPPKRRRV
- the rplQ gene encoding 50S ribosomal protein L17 → MRHGKKFNHLGRTASHRSAMLSNMASSLIKHKRINTTVAKAKALRKYIEPLITKAKNDTTHSRRVVFSYLQDKESVTELFSNVAEKVAARPGGYTRILKLGARLGDNAEMCVMELVDFNELLLEEKAPAKAKTRRSRRGSGKKKEEATTAVEDAVVVEDAPEAEVEAEAEAVVEEAPAAEATEEAPEAPAEDAEGEEKKEGE
- the infA gene encoding translation initiation factor IF-1, with the translated sequence MAKQQSIEQDGKIVEALSNAMFRVELENGHEVIAHISGKMRMHYIKILPGDKVKLEMSPYDLTKGRIVYRYK
- the ykgO gene encoding type B 50S ribosomal protein L36, producing the protein MKVRASIKKRSADCKVIRRKGKLYVINKKNPKFKQRQG
- a CDS encoding glycosyltransferase, with protein sequence MLLTLKGQRRQWIRSPRKHITFDKEESNFLRRATAFSEWVDDILESQYQLRLGHFRDIWGGLPLLERPHIETVFEVNGLPSIELPYRFRHIAKETLYKIQDLEDRCIHESDHLICPSQVIKSHLEKRGVQSEKVTVISNGAEPVKSFKRPRSLPENYVVYFGALQPWQGVDVAIKALQYLRDKPDLKLVICSAHKEKFARPYQKLVRRLGLEDQVIWKHQLSKPKLFQILQHAVCTLAPLTECSRNLEQGCSPLKIFESMACGTPVIASDLPVVREIINDKQARFVRPDRPAELARAVRVLVDYPQHGIELASSAKSQFEKQYTWDKIDQQLSEFYHNLLVADFL
- the rpsM gene encoding 30S ribosomal protein S13, whose translation is MARIAGVDVPDNKRGEIGLTYIFGIGKSSAQSILAEAGVDPNKKIHEWTEEEAGKIRAIIAENYKVEGVLKSEVQLSIKRLMDIGCYRGLRHRKGLPLRGQRTKNNSRTRKGRRKTVANKKKATK
- a CDS encoding DNA-directed RNA polymerase subunit alpha; its protein translation is MSILAFQMPEKVVMEKADDFHGLFTFKPLEKGYGVTVGNALRRILLSSLEGYAITGVKIPGVLHEFSSIEGVVEDVTEIILNLKMVRFKKITDVVDNTITVSVANKTQLTAGDLAAVTTSFEILNPDHVICNLDNSAQFEMELTIEKGRGYVPAEENKPAEQNFGSIAIDSIFTPIKNVKYSVENTRVEQKTDYEQLIIDIETDGSIHPENALKGAANILIQHFMLFSDQNMILETQEKGEPEQVDEELLHMRKLLKSSLNDLDLSVRAYNCLKAADVRSLGDLVSLEISDMMKFRNFGKKSLAELEQLVADKGLTFGMDLSKYKLDEE